The region AGAAGGCGAACCGATCTACCGTGCTCTCAGACAGTTGTACGTCGCTCTCCAGATCCGACTGGAGAGCGACTTGACAGTGCGCGAGCGGGAAGAATTACAGCGTGTGGCACGGAGAGAGCTTGAATCCCTGATTGAGCGGTCAGTTCCCGACGGACCAGTGGCAACACTGCTCGGGAAGATCGAAGGAGGCCTCGACCACTGGCTCACCTTCGTCGGTGAGCCAGCGGTCTCCCCGACGAACAACGCCGCAGAGAGCGCTCTTCGTGAACCGGTGGTTCTCCGGAAGATCATCGGGACACTCCGGAATGATCGAGGAATGTTCGTTCACGAGACGATCTTGTCCCTGCTGGCGACGTGGCGCCAGCAGGGACGCAATCCCTACGAAGAGCTTCGTCGAGTCGTCAGCAGCAACGAGATGATCTCACGGGCTCACGCTGTGCCGGCTGTCGAGACCTCGGGGTAAACACATACAGAAGTAGAATCAACAGACTGCGATCTGTTGACGAAGTTATCGTTGTAGACCGCGTGGGGAGAGGTTGTGCTAACCGAACTCTCCCCAGGTCTCATTCGACGGCGGCTGACTTCCCTCTTTCCAGCAGCGCTTATCGAAGACATCGCGCGCGAGCGCGATGTCGTCCAACGCCACCGGACAATCGACATCACGATGCTCGTCTGGACACTTATCATGGGCTTCGCCGTCGACGGCGAAGCCCGTACTATCGCCGGGTTTCAGCGGGCCTACTCCGCGGACCAACCAGACTATTGCTCGCTCCAGCTTCTACGACCGGTTCACACCGGCACTCGGTGCATTGTTGAGCGACCTCATCGAGCACGCTCTCGATGAGGTCGCGGTTCCCCACACGATCGCTCCACAGTTCGAGTTGTTTCGTGAGGTTCTGATCGCCGATGCAACCGTCTTCAGGTTGCATCGGCTCCTCAGCGAGTTCCCAGCCACTCACTCGGATCAGTCCGGCGCGAAGCTTCACCTCGTCCATAACGCCACAACGCAAAGCATCGAACAGTTCCAACTCACCGACGAATGCACTCACGAGAGCAGCCAGCTCCGCACCGGGAGCTGGCTGCGAAGCCGGTTGATGCTGTTCGATCTAGGGTTCTACAGCTTTCGTCGCTTCGCGTTGATCGAGGAGAACGGCGGGTTCTTCCTGACACGCTTGAAATCGAACGCAAACCCGTTGATCGTCGGGAAGCGGCGGAAATGGCGCGGGCGCGCCATTTCCTTGCCAGGGCGTCGCCTCCAGGATGTTCTAGGCAATCTCACACGAGAGATTATTGACGTGACTGTGGAACTCACGTTCAAGCGACGGCCATACGCTGGAAAGCAGTCGACCGACACGATGGAGTTTCGTGTCGTCGGTGTCCGCAACGAGGACACCGGCGACTACTATCTGTATATCACGAACTTGCCCGATGCGTTCACTCCCAAGCAGGTCGCGGCCCTGTATGGGTTGCGGTGGGAGGTGGAATTGCTGTTCCGAGAATTGAAATCGCTGTACGGACTGGAGAGGTTCCAGACGAGTGATCCAGCAATCGTCCAGCTGTTAGTGGTGGCGGCTCTGTTGACGCTGACGGTTAGCAGAGCCTTACTCGGCGTGTTTCAGGAGTTATTCTCAGAGACGGTATTCCCCCGCGAACGCTGAGCGAAGACCTTCCGGTCTCTCGCCCAGCTCATCCTCGAAGATGTCGCCCAGTCGTTTGGGCATCCACCGCCGAACTTGTCGGAGTTGCTGTTTCGTGACGCCCGCCAACCAGAAAAATCGCGCCTCTTACTCAGCGAACGAGTGGCTGAAGCCTTCATGAGGCGACCCAGTGCTTAACCGAACACCAATGCGCTTCTGACCTACTCCAGATAGCCCAGATTCTCAAGCTGCTCGGCTATCTCGTCAAACTCCGCCTCGGTGAGTTCGCCGCGCTGCTGGTGTTTGATGACGATGCTGCGCAGCAGGAATCGTACGAGGTCGCTGGTGCTGGAGAAACTGGTTCCCTCGATGGTCTCGTCGACCCGGTCGGCGAGCTCCGTCGGGATGGAGACAGTGGTGTAATCGGTCATACGCTATCTCGGGCGTGAACGCCGAAAAGCACGTCGGCCCGGTAGCTGGTGGTTTTTCAGGCCGGAGCCATAATCTGGGTATATGGCCGCGAGACCGCCCGCTGGCGACGGCGACGACGACACCCCGGAGACGCTGGCGTTCGGTATCTCCGCACTCGATGCACGGCTCTCTGAAAGCGAACTGACGTTCCCGGCAACCGCGGCGGCGGTCCTCGACGCGCTTGAGGACCCCGACATCCCCTACGACACGGCGGGCCACACGCTGGCGCTCTCCGAAGCGCTGGCGGAGCTCCAGCAGACGAACTTCGAAACCGAGACCGAACTCAAAGAGGCGCTGCATCCGGTTTACGAGGAGAAACGCCGCTCGGCGGGGAACAGCATTGTCGGGCAGATGCGCCGGCTGCTGCCGTTCTGAAAATTAGTCGTCGCCGCTGTGCTCTTCTGCAAGTAACTCGATACGGTCGAGTTGCTCCCGATGCAGCGAGAGCAGGAGGTCAGAGAGCACGCCGAACATCAGGAGCTGCACGCCAAGGAGAGTCGCCCCCGCACTGCCCACGGCAATGACCTGGTGTGGGATGCCGTATACGAACCACTCCACCGTGACGTAGAGCGCGAGTAGCACGCCGAACAGCCCTGAGCCGAAGCCGACACTCCCGAAGTAGAACAACGGGTTGCTGGTCTTGGCTCGCCGGAACAACTCGAGGAAGATGATGCCGCCGTCCTTGATGGGGTGAAGATTGGTGTTCGAGCCTGACGGCCGCTGGAGATACGTGATGGGGACGACTGCCGTGGGGATATCCCGCTTTGCGCACTCCACCGCCATCTCCGTCTCGATGCCGAAGCCGTCGGCCGAGAGGGTGAACTGCTCGAACGACTCGCGGGTGAACGCGCGGTAGCCGCTGAGGAGGTCCTCGAACGGTTCGCCGTGGATTCGGGTGAACAACCAGTTGGTCAGCTTGTTGCCGACCTGATTGAGCTGGGTCATCGCCCCCGCCTCCATGTTCCCGAAGCGGTCGCCGATGACGTGCTCGTAGCCCTCGTCCAAGGGTTTGAGCATGCGGTCGGCCTCCTCGGGGAGGTACGTACCGTCGCCATCGGCCATCAGGACGTACACCCGGTCGATGTGTTCCCGAACCGCTTCGCGGACGGCTTGGCCCTTTCCCGAGTCCGACTGGACCTCGACACGGGCGCCGTGCTCCGTCGCGATTTCTTGGGTGCCGTCGGTCGACCCACCGTCCATCACGAGGATGTCGTCGAACCCTGCCTCCTGAAAGCTGTCGACGCAATCGCCGATAGTGGCGGCCTCATCGTAGGTGGGGAGGAGGACGGTGACGTGGTCGCGGTCGGGCATCTATTTGCGTGTCGTCGACGGGGGAGGTGGAAAAGCCTTCTACTTGCGGTACCGTGGGATCGGCCGGGAGCGTTCCGACTGTCTCAGTCGACCGGGGTATCGAGACCGTCTGTCGGCGCCTCCGAAGCGCCGTGACATGGGACCGTCAGCGGCGGCGACGGTCAGATGGCTCGGAACTGACGCGAAACGCGTGGCAGGGGAGGACGAGTCAGCTGACCGCTAGAGAAACGTCTGATAGCCGATGACGCCGGCTATCACGAGACAGACGAGCCCGAGCGCGCGAATCAGCCATCGGTAGCGCGCTGGAACGTCGCCGTCGGCGCCGTACTCGCCACGACGGTTCTGGGGTCCGCCGGCCACCGAGAGGTGGAACGCTGCCCGTGGCGCCGCGAGCAGGACGAGACCGAGGAGGAGCCCAAGTCCCACTGCCAGCAGATCGCGGACGTCGGCCATCTACGAGCGGAGGCGCTGGATGCGCTCCTCGACGGGCGGGTGCGTCGAGACGAGCTTCTGGAGCAACCCGCTGTTGCTGCCGAAGATGCAGAGCGCGCTCACCTGCTCGTCGACGGCGGAGTCGCGAGCGGTCTCGTTGCCACGCTGGATCTTCTCCAGGGCGCGGGCCAGCGGGTCACCGCCGCCGATGGCCGCCTTCGCGTCCGCGTCCGCGACGTACTCGCGATAGCGCGAGATGGCGAGGACGAACAGCATGACCAGAAACTGAACGATGTTCCCCACCACGATGGCGAGGAAGAAGTCCGCCAGGTCGTTATCCCCCGAAAGGAGGACGATGAACTGCGCCGCGATGCCGACGATGGAGGCGATCCCCTGCCCGATGACCATCGTCACCACGTCGCGGTTGGCGATGTGGACGAGCTCGTGAGCGAGGACGCCCTTGAGTTCGTCCTGGTCGAGGATCTGCATGAGTTCCTCGGAGATGACGACGACGCCGGCGCCCTTGCGGCCGACGGCGAACGCGTTTGGCACGCCCATGCGGGCGATCTTGAGCGTGGGCTTCTCGATCCCCATCTCCGCGGAGAGCTGCTCCACCTGACGGTGAATTGTCGGATACTGCTGTTCGGAGAGATCCTCGGCGCCGACGCTCCGGAGCGCGCCCCACTTGCCGACCTTATACTGGACGACGACGAGGAGGACCGAGCCCACGACGGCGATCGGCCAGATTTGCAGGCCGTATAGTGCTACCGCCACGCCGACGCCGACGAGGTAGAACGTCGCGAGGATGGCGCCGACGATGGCCATCCGGAGTTTGAGACCGAGATGTCGCATGGTGGGTGGGAGACGTTTGGGAGGGATAAAATCCCCGAAGAGGCAGGGAGACGGCTGTGCGGCGCCGTCAGTCCCTCATATCACGGCACCCTCCCTTATAAGTTCCCAAAGGCAGTAACCGTGCGTATGGTTGATCTGCTCTCGCTCGGCGGCCTGCTGCTCGCCTTCTTTCTCGTCGTGATGAACGGCGTGTTCGTGGCTGCGGAGTTCGCCTTCGTGAAGATCCGGCCGACGCGGGTGAACACCCTCGTCGAGCAAGGCAAAGCCGGTTCGGGGCTGGTCCAGGACGCCGTCAAAAACCTCGACGGCTATCTCGCGGTGAGCCAACTCGGCATTACGCTCTCCTCCCTGGGTCTAGGCTGGATCGGTGAGCCCGCGGTCGCGGCCCTCATCGAGCCCGTGCTCGGGGAGCTGCTCCCCGCTGGCACGATCCACATCGTCGCATTCACACTCGGCTTCGGCTTCATCACGTTCCTCCACGTCGTCTTCGGCGAGCTCGCGCCGAAGACGTTCGCCATCCAGGAGGCAGAACGCGTGGCAATCCTGGTGGCGCCGCTGATGAAGTTCTTCTACTACGTGTTCATGCCCGGCATCATCGTCTTCAACGGCACCGCGAACTACTTCACCAGCCTCTTCGGGGTCTCGCCGGCCTCGGAGGGCGAGGAGACCCACTCCGAAGCGGAGATCCGGATGATTCTCAGCCGCTCCGAGGAGACCGGCGAGATCGATCTCGACGAGATGGAGATGATCGAGAGCGTCTTCGAACTCGGGGACACCGTGGCGCGAGAGGTGATGGTGCCCCGACCCGACGTGGAGACCCTGCCGGCGTCGATGGCGCTAGCAGAGCTCCGCTCGGTCGTCGCAAACGGGGAGTATACCCGCTACATTGTTCTTGACGACGACGGCGAGCAGCCCCTCGGGTTCGTCCACGCGAAGGACGTGCTGCGGGCGAGTGAGGAGCAGGCGGTGGACGACGCTGGCACAACGGCCGGCGAACTCACCCGCGACGTGCTCGTGATCCCGGAGACCCGGCGTATCGATAAGGTGCTCGCCGAGTTCCAGAGCCACGGGGGCGGGCAGATCGCGGTCGTTATCGACGAGTGGGGCGTCTTCGAGGGGATCGTCACCATCGAGGACATCCTTGAGGAGATCGTTGGGGAGATCCGCGACGAGTTCGACACCAGAACCCAGGAGCCTACCATCGAACACCGGGAGGACGGCGCGTACGTCGTCGACGGCGGTGTGCCCGTCCATGAGGTGAACGAGCGACTCGAAACCAGGATCGACCTCGAGGACGTGGAGACAATCGGCGGGTTCGTGTTCAGTCGCCTCGGTCGCGTCCCCAAAGCCGGGGACGAAATCGAAGAGCAACGCTATCTGTTCCGGGTCGATGCGGTGGACGATTCCAGAATCGAACGGCTCGTGATCCAACCTGGCGAGGGACGAACGCAGAAGGAAGCGAGGGAAGCGGAGGAAGCGGAGGAAGCGAGGGAAGCGGAGGAAGCGGAGGAAGCGGAGGAAGCGAGGGAAGCGGAGGAAGCGGAGGAAGCGAGGGAAGCGGAGGAAGCGAGGGAAGCGGAGGAAGCGGGAGAAGCGGGAGAAGAGGCAACTGGGGGGAAAAAGAAAGGGTCGGATGCGGAGTCAGACACAGCCGACAGCGACGCCGAATAGCGCGGCGGATTAGGACCGGTCGACGGTTCGCTCGAACTTCTGGATCGCGCTGTCGCTGCCGGCGATGAACACCTCGTCGTCCGACTCGATGGTGATCCCATCGTCGGTGTAGATCGAGCCGTTGCGTGCCAGTCCAACCACGGTCCAGCCGGTCTCTCGGTGCGCTCGGGTGCTTGCGAGCGACTCGCCCACGAATGGGGCCGCGTCCGCGCGGACGAGTCGGATTTGGCTCACCGGGTCCATGATGCGCTCGCCGTGGACCGCAGCGGCGACGAGGCGGGCACAGAGCTGCTGGACCGAGAGGACGTAGTCAGCGCCCGCGCGGAACGCCGGCGCGGCTTTCTCGCTATCCGTGACTCGAACCAGAATCTCCAGGGTGGGGGCGAGCGACCGCGCCATCGCGACGGTGAGCAGCGCGGTTGCGTCGTCGCTCATGGTGACGATCAGCGCCGAGGCTTCGTCGATTTCGGCCGCCTCGAGCGTCTCGGGTTCCGTCACGTCGCCGACGATATCGGGCTCGGTTGCTGCTGCCGCGTCGACCGTTGTCACCGACGTGGCCGCCGGGAGTGCCTCGGTCGCCGCCATCCCACCCTCGCCCATCCCGGCGACGACAATGCGGGCGGGCGCCGCACGCAGGGCGCCGCTGACCCCCTGCATCTCGTTCCTGAGTTCGTCGATCACGTTCTCCGGGCCCGCGACGACGAGCACAGTGTTGGGCGTGAGTCGCTGGTCGGGGGCGGGGGAGAGCCGGAGCTCCCCATCGAACCAGCCCGCGACGAGCGTCAGCTCGGGGTGGCCAGCGATCGGGGAGTCAGCGATCCTGGCGCCGTGATAGGGGTTCTCCCGACGGATGAGCACCTCCCGAATGACGATCTCGTCGCCCTCTGAGGTGTCGCCGGTCGGGCGCTCGACCGAGACCGGCGTCGTCGCCTTCTCGGCCAGGCGCTGTCCGATGAGGGCATGCGGGGCAACGCTGCGGTCGACGCCGATCTCGGCGAGGGCGGCCTTGCGGCGCGTCGACGCCGTGAAGCTGATGACCCGGAGGGACTCGTTCGCTTCGAGCGCTGTCAGGACGATGCTCGCGGTGCTGTCGCCGGCGTCGGTGATGAGGATTGCAGCGTTGCCGATGCTGGCGCGCTCGAGGTCCTCGCGGTCCTCCGGGTTGCCGTCGATGGCCTGGTAGCCGTCATCCGAGAGGCGTTTGGCCTCCTCGGCGTCGGACTCCAGCAGGACGTAGTCGACGTCGAGTGTTTCGAGTTCGTCGAGCAGCAGTTCGGTGTCACGGCGATACTCCGCGACGACCACATGGTCGTTTTTGGAGGATAGCTGGTCGTCGAGGTTGATCGGTGTCCGCTCGAACAGCGGGATGACGAGGACTCGCAGCGTGATGAAGCCGATGACGACGCCGGAGATCTGCATCGCCGCCACGAACAGGTTCATCAGCGGCGACGACCACGGCGAGTCCGCCCCGTAGCCCGTCGTGGTCATCGTCTCGATGACGGTGTTGAACGCTTGGAAGATCGACCGGGGGTTCCCTTCGAGGGTGCGCATCCCCCAGTAGTAGACGCTGGTGAAGAGGAGGACAATTGAGGTGAGGCCGGCGAAAAAGACGAGGATCAGCCGTTGGCGCTGGCTGAGGTTTTCGGGGTCGAGATCGTTGAACGAAAGGAGGTCACGCATTCGACTCTGTCTACTGCTGGGGGAGCGAGATTGTAAATGCTGGGTTGGGAGGAATCGCTCATCATCAATCGAGTTTCCTGCAACTGTGGGTGTCGAGTGTGTGGTCTGTGGAGGGATTATTGGAACAATCGAGATTCGGCGGTGGGGGCCACAACGGACTGCGGCGGCCTGGCCAGCGTCGACAACGGGTTCTACAGGCGGAGCAGGCCGAGTGTCTCGGGGTCGTCCGGAAATCTTTGCTTTCCGTGATGGTGAGATGCCTTCGGCGTCTCGAATCACTTGACCCCGAGGCGGTTCACTTGTCGTGGGCGGTGAATCAAGCAGCAGGTGCGATGGAGGCTTCCCTCGAGGGCGATCTCCGAGAGTATGGGCTTACGACCATATCTTCATGTCCATGGGGTTTGTACCATAGGTTGTAGATAGTGCATGAGGTCATCGAGGATGTCGAAGTACGAGAGGGAGTCCGAGTGGTGCGACGACGCGTCATTCGGACGGATGACCCCCAGTACCCGAGCGGGTTTCGGTATTCGCGCCACTACGGCTGCGTCGACGGCCGCGGCACAATCTTGCGCTACGACAACGAGAACGAAACTGTCGGACGCCACGAACGCCACGATGCCGACGGCGTCGCCCGCATCGAGTTCCCCGGAATGATGGAGCTCCGGGAGCGGTTCCTGAACGAAATCGAGGATTCACCATGACCACTGACACGCTACAAATCACGTACGGACAGCGTGATGAACTTCGCGAGGCGGGCCGTGAGCGGCTCGAGTGCGCGCTCGATGGAGAGACCGACGCCGTCGAGCAAGACGACCTGTTCGTTCTGGACTTCGAGAGCTACGCCGACGTCGCGAAGCTGATGCGAACCTCGAACTACTGGAAGCTATCGTCGGGGAGGAACCGGCGAGCATCAGCGAGGCAGCACGCGCAGTCGGTCGGGACTACAAAGAGGTTCACCGGAACCTGAAGGAGCT is a window of halophilic archaeon DL31 DNA encoding:
- a CDS encoding putative transcriptional regulator, CopG family (KEGG: hmu:Hmuk_2644 putative transcriptional regulator, CopG family); its protein translation is MTDYTTVSIPTELADRVDETIEGTSFSSTSDLVRFLLRSIVIKHQQRGELTEAEFDEIAEQLENLGYLE
- a CDS encoding hypothetical protein (KEGG: hbo:Hbor_17220 hypothetical protein); the encoded protein is MAARPPAGDGDDDTPETLAFGISALDARLSESELTFPATAAAVLDALEDPDIPYDTAGHTLALSEALAELQQTNFETETELKEALHPVYEEKRRSAGNSIVGQMRRLLPF
- a CDS encoding glycosyl transferase family 2 (PFAM: Glycosyl transferase, family 2~KEGG: hvo:HVO_1517 glycosyltransferase AlgJ), giving the protein MPDRDHVTVLLPTYDEAATIGDCVDSFQEAGFDDILVMDGGSTDGTQEIATEHGARVEVQSDSGKGQAVREAVREHIDRVYVLMADGDGTYLPEEADRMLKPLDEGYEHVIGDRFGNMEAGAMTQLNQVGNKLTNWLFTRIHGEPFEDLLSGYRAFTRESFEQFTLSADGFGIETEMAVECAKRDIPTAVVPITYLQRPSGSNTNLHPIKDGGIIFLELFRRAKTSNPLFYFGSVGFGSGLFGVLLALYVTVEWFVYGIPHQVIAVGSAGATLLGVQLLMFGVLSDLLLSLHREQLDRIELLAEEHSGDD
- a CDS encoding hypothetical protein (KEGG: hvo:HVO_A0044 hypothetical protein), encoding MADVRDLLAVGLGLLLGLVLLAAPRAAFHLSVAGGPQNRRGEYGADGDVPARYRWLIRALGLVCLVIAGVIGYQTFL
- a CDS encoding peptidase M48 Ste24p (PFAM: Peptidase M48, Ste24p~KEGG: hmu:Hmuk_0373 peptidase M48 Ste24p) encodes the protein MRHLGLKLRMAIVGAILATFYLVGVGVAVALYGLQIWPIAVVGSVLLVVVQYKVGKWGALRSVGAEDLSEQQYPTIHRQVEQLSAEMGIEKPTLKIARMGVPNAFAVGRKGAGVVVISEELMQILDQDELKGVLAHELVHIANRDVVTMVIGQGIASIVGIAAQFIVLLSGDNDLADFFLAIVVGNIVQFLVMLFVLAISRYREYVADADAKAAIGGGDPLARALEKIQRGNETARDSAVDEQVSALCIFGSNSGLLQKLVSTHPPVEERIQRLRS
- a CDS encoding protein of unknown function DUF21 (PFAM: Protein of unknown function DUF21; Cystathionine beta-synthase, core; Transporter-associated region~KEGG: hvo:HVO_A0049 magnesium and cobalt efflux protein CorC), which translates into the protein MVDLLSLGGLLLAFFLVVMNGVFVAAEFAFVKIRPTRVNTLVEQGKAGSGLVQDAVKNLDGYLAVSQLGITLSSLGLGWIGEPAVAALIEPVLGELLPAGTIHIVAFTLGFGFITFLHVVFGELAPKTFAIQEAERVAILVAPLMKFFYYVFMPGIIVFNGTANYFTSLFGVSPASEGEETHSEAEIRMILSRSEETGEIDLDEMEMIESVFELGDTVAREVMVPRPDVETLPASMALAELRSVVANGEYTRYIVLDDDGEQPLGFVHAKDVLRASEEQAVDDAGTTAGELTRDVLVIPETRRIDKVLAEFQSHGGGQIAVVIDEWGVFEGIVTIEDILEEIVGEIRDEFDTRTQEPTIEHREDGAYVVDGGVPVHEVNERLETRIDLEDVETIGGFVFSRLGRVPKAGDEIEEQRYLFRVDAVDDSRIERLVIQPGEGRTQKEAREAEEAEEAREAEEAEEAEEAREAEEAEEAREAEEAREAEEAGEAGEEATGGKKKGSDAESDTADSDAE
- a CDS encoding TrkA-C domain protein (PFAM: Regulator of K+ conductance, C-terminal; Regulator of K+ conductance, N-terminal~KEGG: htu:Htur_1924 TrkA-C domain protein) codes for the protein MRDLLSFNDLDPENLSQRQRLILVFFAGLTSIVLLFTSVYYWGMRTLEGNPRSIFQAFNTVIETMTTTGYGADSPWSSPLMNLFVAAMQISGVVIGFITLRVLVIPLFERTPINLDDQLSSKNDHVVVAEYRRDTELLLDELETLDVDYVLLESDAEEAKRLSDDGYQAIDGNPEDREDLERASIGNAAILITDAGDSTASIVLTALEANESLRVISFTASTRRKAALAEIGVDRSVAPHALIGQRLAEKATTPVSVERPTGDTSEGDEIVIREVLIRRENPYHGARIADSPIAGHPELTLVAGWFDGELRLSPAPDQRLTPNTVLVVAGPENVIDELRNEMQGVSGALRAAPARIVVAGMGEGGMAATEALPAATSVTTVDAAAATEPDIVGDVTEPETLEAAEIDEASALIVTMSDDATALLTVAMARSLAPTLEILVRVTDSEKAAPAFRAGADYVLSVQQLCARLVAAAVHGERIMDPVSQIRLVRADAAPFVGESLASTRAHRETGWTVVGLARNGSIYTDDGITIESDDEVFIAGSDSAIQKFERTVDRS
- a CDS encoding hypothetical protein (KEGG: nph:NP4682A hypothetical protein), giving the protein MHEVIEDVEVREGVRVVRRRVIRTDDPQYPSGFRYSRHYGCVDGRGTILRYDNENETVGRHERHDADGVARIEFPGMMELRERFLNEIEDSP
- a CDS encoding hypothetical protein (KEGG: nph:NP4684A hypothetical protein); translation: MTTDTLQITYGQRDELREAGRERLECALDGETDAVEQDDLFVLDFESYADVAKLMRTSNYWKLSSGRNRRASARQHAQSVGTTKRFTGT